From a single Patagioenas fasciata isolate bPatFas1 chromosome 19, bPatFas1.hap1, whole genome shotgun sequence genomic region:
- the LOC139829465 gene encoding uncharacterized protein, producing the protein MAFLQRDEKDHLPQCYHSPEQTRTSLSLELAHEWHPVPRTTPRCCSEEPSPFPFLEDAAGKRLLRRARLPPNRLPAPTVKPEQGQKAEGSEPRARQLPVIQRSCLKEKEEKGKLPPLLAPREVDFIARAIERREKNKREKKKEEKLPQYIQKFLEAEEKKKKEAAVGEKSKRQSAGAMKAKAEAEKETPGVEGKAENPEEMQRSQESSSPECSSDSSPSSVESDESSCDLLEIRTIMEDWEEAGEEPPTVPEDNSVPPKRSLSPRTDRALREVVTCILGQVARKRRGERDEQLDLQDKLQW; encoded by the exons atggctttcctccaaagggatgaaaaggaccaccttccccagtgttaccacagccctgagcagacccgcacgtcactctccttggaactggcacacgagtggcacccggttcccagaacaacaccgagatgctgttctgaagaaccgtctcctttcccgtttctagaggatgctgccgggaagcgcctcctccgtcgagccaggcttcctccaaatcggttacctgcaccgactgtgaagccggagcagggtcagaaagctgaggggagtgagcctcgcgccag gcagctaccggtcatccagaggagctgcttgaaggaaaaggaggagaaaggaaagctaccgcctctgcttgcacccagagaagtggacttcatagccagagccattgagaggagagaaaag aataaacgggagaagaagaaagaggagaagcttccacagtatatccagaaattcctggaagcagaggaaaagaagaaaaaagaggcggcggtaggggaaaaaagtaaacggcagtcagccggagcaatgaaagcaaaggccgaggcagaaaaggagacacccggtgtggaaggaaaggcagaaaacccagaggagatgcagaggagccag gaatccagctcccccgagtgctcctcagacagctccccgagcagcgtggagtcagacgagtccagctgtgacctgctggagatcaggaccattatggaggactgggaagaggccggagaagagccccccacagtccctgaggacaacagcgtccccccgaagcg gagcctttccccacggacagaccgggccctgcgggaggtggtgacctgcatcctggggcaggtggcccgcaagagaagaggggagagggatgagcagctggatctgcaggacaagctccagtggtaa
- the LOC136110191 gene encoding coiled-coil domain-containing protein 81-like — MARQLFLQPHLSPTIEKLERYEFAKIWASTSYHLSLQLALHQAVRIPGIGTFAVVTKRVALSDQDLVIVERPVFQPEKAVVQDRELRCACTDFPGHQDFEQLPYAQIASENAVSEGTVQLYMERTTHLFHACVENGQNVAIIWRDVGMLIVQGKDIKMRFYLHFLERLNGTGKMLQALLEMPEMRDSVISRHDTAASQTSSGRVIVLPWYQLETVPKMPALIDLKGCVKGKGDGLWCEPAPAANLCARDQCRNPRAGFP, encoded by the exons atggcaagacagctcttcttgcagcctcacctgagcccaactattgagaagctggagcgttatg agttcgctaagatttgggccagcacatcgtatcacctcagcctgcagctggctctccaccag gctgtccgcattcccggaatcgggacttttgcggttgtcacaaagcgagtagccctcagtgaccaggatctggtgatcgtggagagacccgtgtttcaacctgaaaaggctgttgtgcaggaccgtgagctccgctgtgcttgcacagacttccctg gccatcaagatttcgagcaactgccgtatgctcagatagcctcagagaatgctgtctctgagggcaccgtgcagctctacatggaaaggaccacgcaccttttccatgcctgcgtagagaacgggcagaacgttgccatcatctggagggacgtgggcatgctgattgtccagggaaaagacataaaaatgagattttacttacactttttggaaaggctgaatggcactggcaagatgctgcaagctcttctcgag atgccggagatgagggactcggtcatctcacgccatgacaccgctgcttcccagacctcttctggacgtgttatcgtcctgccatg gtaccaacttgagaccgtgcccaaaatgccagcgctgatagacctgaaaggatgtgtgaagggaaaaggtgatggcctgtggtgtgaacctgccccagcagcaaatctgtgtgcgcgggaccaatgcagaaaccccagagccgggttcccttga